DNA from Geobacter sulfurreducens PCA:
CAACAGAGGTTCCCTCGTAGACGTTGACGGTCGCCACGTGGCCGAACGTCCGGGCCGCAACGCCCCCGCAGATTACCAGCACGCCCAGATGCAGAATCAGCACCGGCACCGAAAGGGACCGGAACCGGCGCAGCGTGCAGCAGACGAGATTCAGCGCCACTCCCGCCAGCAGGCAGAGAAACGCCGGATGGGCGTAGAGAGCCCTGGTCCCGGCGAACGTGCCGGGGATCGCCGCCACGGCAACGATCAGGAACAGGGCCACCGCCAGTTCCATGGAAGCCAGGAACCGGCCTATCCGTTTCAGTAGAGTCACCGGGAATGGTCCGCTCTGGTCAGATCAGTTTTTTCGACTTCAGGAAGTCTCTGACCGCTTTTCTGGACTTGTCGCCGGCGTCCGCCGACTTCAGCAGCCGGGCGTAGGCGTCGTTGGTGAGCACCCCGGAGAGCTTGGCCAGCAGCTTGGGCAGGGCCGGGTAGTTGTTCAGAGTTTCCACCGTCAGGACGGGAGCATACGAGGGCGTGCCGCCGAAGGGCTCAAGCCAGGCAAGGTTCAGGGTTGAACGATAGCCGCTCTTGATCGCCTCCCGTGCCGCCCCGTCACCCGCCTTCGGTTTACCCAGCACCTCCAGCGCGCGCTCGGGGGTTTCCACGAGCAGGTTGACGTCGCCCTTTTTCACGGCACCGTAGAGCTCCCGGCTGTCCCGGTAGACCTGGACCTTCACCGCGGTGCCGGTCCGCTCGGTGATGAGCAGGGACATCATTTCCGCCAGCAATCTCTCCTGGGGCGTGTTGGGAACGCCGATGTGGAGGGTCCTGCCGACACAGGCCCCTGCCAGGTGCGCACCCACGAGAACCGAAACCGCAACAATGCAGCAAATAAGCTTTTTCATTGGTCACCTGTCTACCATGGTGGTGCAGACCGCTGTCTGCGTTGATTCGGAGCGTGCCCGTGACGAGCGCTCTCAGTCTGGCCCCAGCCCCACGTCCAGGGCACTATCCGCTGTGCCCGGGGAAGGTACGAATTCCGCCGAGGCGCGCCATGTGGACGGCGGAAACCGCCTGGAGCTCCCCACGTACTGCTTGTGGCCCGCGGGGACGATGAGGGTGTATCGGCCGTCCGCCCCCGTCCAGGCCGAGATGTAGTCGGGCATGCGGCTGTTGTCGCTGGTGGCCGACGCAAACACAAAGGCATTGGCCACCGGGTTCCCGTCGCCGTCCAGAACCCGTCCCGCCAGCTTCACGAAATCTGCGACCAAGGGCCGGCGCATGCGCCCCAGGTCCCGGATATCGGCTACCGTAAAGTCCTGCTCGATCTCGGCATCCGCGGTCAGGTCCATGACGGCCGGTTCCCCCGAGTGCTTGTCGCCCGGCATGAGCGGACCGTATGATTCGTCCAGCTTGAGCCGCGCCACCACCCAGTAGGTTCCCGGCGGCACCCTGACGGCCGTGGTGCCGTCCCCGGCCGACGGCGGTGAGATGAAGGTTGCGGGCCGCCGGACATGGGCCGAGTCATAGACAAAGAGCTTCACCCCTGCCATGGGCTTGCCGTCCACGTCCGTCACCCGGCCCCTGAGGACCGCCGCATCCGCAGCGCCGGCCAGGAAGCCGGTGAGCGCCA
Protein-coding regions in this window:
- a CDS encoding lipoprotein, translating into MKKLICCIVAVSVLVGAHLAGACVGRTLHIGVPNTPQERLLAEMMSLLITERTGTAVKVQVYRDSRELYGAVKKGDVNLLVETPERALEVLGKPKAGDGAAREAIKSGYRSTLNLAWLEPFGGTPSYAPVLTVETLNNYPALPKLLAKLSGVLTNDAYARLLKSADAGDKSRKAVRDFLKSKKLI
- a CDS encoding carboxypeptidase-like regulatory domain-containing protein encodes the protein MRGAALRATLWLALTGFLAGAADAAVLRGRVTDVDGKPMAGVKLFVYDSAHVRRPATFISPPSAGDGTTAVRVPPGTYWVVARLKLDESYGPLMPGDKHSGEPAVMDLTADAEIEQDFTVADIRDLGRMRRPLVADFVKLAGRVLDGDGNPVANAFVFASATSDNSRMPDYISAWTGADGRYTLIVPAGHKQYVGSSRRFPPSTWRASAEFVPSPGTADSALDVGLGPD